A genomic segment from Variovorax paradoxus B4 encodes:
- a CDS encoding Bug family tripartite tricarboxylate transporter substrate binding protein — MKKATDLVHPARRRALRAAVALGLAGALAAPAAWAQKYPDKPIRLVVGYSAGGGVDAVARLLGTRLSAVLGQQVMVDNRTGATGMIAAEYVAKSASDGYTLMMGDSALLAAKLLQPKAPVDPLTSFRPVAGAFVSPLMIVTGNDFPARTPAEFVKEIKARPGHYSYATSGVGTVHHLGFEMLKQTSGSKVVHVPYRGAAQIVPDVVGGQVPIGVVSATAGMAQAKAGKLRAIALMNTARLEGAESVPPLADALPGFDVAPRIFVLAPAGTPDEIVDRLSAAVKAVLDTPEAGAAAAAQGTLRAYATPAQLGKDMAEETKRWQRIIAEQNIVAEGK, encoded by the coding sequence ATGAAAAAAGCTACCGACCTTGTTCACCCCGCACGCCGCCGGGCGCTGCGTGCCGCCGTGGCCCTGGGCCTTGCGGGAGCACTCGCCGCGCCTGCCGCCTGGGCCCAGAAGTACCCCGACAAGCCGATCCGCCTGGTGGTCGGCTATTCGGCCGGCGGCGGCGTCGATGCGGTCGCGCGCCTGCTCGGCACGCGCCTGTCGGCGGTGCTCGGCCAGCAGGTGATGGTCGACAACCGCACCGGCGCCACCGGCATGATCGCCGCCGAATACGTCGCCAAGTCGGCGTCGGACGGCTACACGCTGATGATGGGCGACAGCGCGCTGCTGGCCGCCAAGCTGCTGCAGCCGAAGGCGCCGGTCGATCCGCTCACCAGCTTCAGGCCCGTCGCGGGCGCCTTCGTCTCGCCGCTGATGATCGTCACAGGCAACGACTTCCCGGCCAGGACGCCGGCCGAATTCGTGAAGGAGATCAAGGCCCGGCCGGGACACTATTCCTACGCCACCTCGGGCGTGGGCACGGTGCACCATCTGGGCTTCGAGATGCTCAAGCAGACCAGCGGCAGCAAGGTGGTGCACGTGCCCTACCGCGGCGCTGCGCAGATCGTGCCCGACGTGGTCGGCGGCCAGGTGCCCATCGGCGTGGTCAGCGCCACGGCCGGCATGGCGCAGGCCAAGGCGGGCAAGCTGCGCGCGATCGCGCTGATGAACACCGCGCGGCTCGAAGGCGCCGAAAGCGTGCCGCCGCTGGCCGATGCGCTGCCGGGCTTCGACGTGGCGCCGCGCATCTTCGTGCTCGCGCCCGCCGGCACGCCCGACGAGATCGTCGACAGGCTCTCGGCCGCGGTGAAGGCGGTGCTCGACACGCCCGAGGCCGGCGCCGCGGCGGCCGCGCAAGGCACGCTGCGCGCCTACGCCACGCCGGCGCAGCTCGGCAAGGACATGGCCGAGGAGACGAAGCGCTGGCAGCGCATCATTGCCGAGCAGAACATCGTGGCGGAGGGCAAGTAG
- a CDS encoding arylmalonate decarboxylase, translating into MALPHLGLIVPPAAGAVPVDGPLLYGERIRFSALGLGLGEISTRGYTEVIDSVVEKAVALKAQGACAVSLMGTSLSFFRGAAFNRQLEVEMARATGLPCTTMSNAIVGALRQLGVRRVAVATAYIDEVNAHLRRYLERSDFEPLALQGLAISDVQAVGRVPTQVLVDLCLRVFDAQPGAEGILISCGGLVTLDAVREVEARLQLPVVSSSPAGFWDLVRTAGLDARSPGQGRLFAEA; encoded by the coding sequence ATGGCGCTGCCGCACCTGGGCCTGATCGTGCCGCCGGCCGCCGGCGCGGTGCCGGTGGACGGCCCGCTGCTCTATGGCGAGCGCATCCGCTTCAGCGCGCTGGGGCTGGGCCTCGGCGAGATTTCCACGCGCGGGTACACCGAGGTGATCGACTCGGTGGTCGAGAAGGCGGTGGCGCTCAAGGCGCAGGGCGCTTGCGCGGTCTCGCTCATGGGCACCTCGCTGAGCTTCTTCCGCGGCGCCGCGTTCAACCGGCAGCTCGAAGTCGAGATGGCGCGCGCCACCGGCCTGCCCTGCACGACCATGAGCAACGCCATCGTCGGCGCGCTGCGCCAGCTGGGCGTACGGCGCGTGGCGGTGGCCACGGCCTACATCGACGAGGTCAACGCGCATCTGCGGCGCTACCTCGAACGGAGCGACTTCGAGCCGCTGGCGCTCCAGGGGCTGGCCATCTCCGACGTGCAGGCCGTGGGCCGGGTGCCCACGCAGGTGCTGGTCGACCTGTGCCTGCGGGTGTTCGATGCGCAGCCCGGCGCGGAGGGCATCCTCATTTCATGCGGCGGGCTGGTCACGCTCGATGCCGTGCGCGAAGTGGAAGCACGGCTGCAGCTGCCGGTGGTGTCGAGTTCGCCCGCGGGTTTCTGGGACCTCGTGCGCACCGCGGGCCTCGATGCGCGCTCGCCGGGGCAGGGGCGGCTGTTCGCCGAGGCCTGA
- a CDS encoding MmgE/PrpD family protein: MTSSNHPSRDLATFAAELKFADIPTPVLRRTEDLMLDWLGSVLAARTARPVRSIERFAQMMGPADGPSEMLTSRRTSSPVFAALVNAAASHYVEQDDVHNGSVFHPAAVVIAPALAVAQSIGASGAQLLTAVVAGYEVGIRVGEFLGRSHYKTFHTTATAGTLAAAAAVGRLLELTPQQMLHAFGSAGTQSAGVWEFLRDAADSKQLHCAHAAASGLMSAYLAQDGFTGAAKVLEGAQGLGVGMSSDADPARLTDRLGTRWALAETSFKYHASCRHTHPAADALQQVMAEHQLAHGDVARVTTHVHQGAIDVLGRVTVPATVHQGKFSMGTVLGLIAVHGRAGLGEFDRDFLAPEVAAFRDKVAMELDAEVDTAYPARWIGKVSVQTRDGRTLQARVDEPKGDPGNSLSRAEIEDKMQRLAHYGEGATADEAKALCQRIWQLAAAPRVGRWLG; encoded by the coding sequence ATGACCTCATCGAATCACCCCAGCCGGGACCTCGCCACCTTCGCCGCCGAACTGAAGTTCGCCGACATTCCCACCCCCGTGCTGCGCCGCACCGAGGACCTGATGCTCGACTGGCTGGGTTCGGTGCTCGCGGCCCGCACGGCGCGGCCGGTGCGCAGCATCGAGCGTTTCGCGCAGATGATGGGGCCGGCCGACGGGCCGAGCGAAATGCTCACGTCGCGCCGCACCAGTTCGCCGGTGTTCGCCGCACTGGTCAACGCCGCGGCCTCGCACTACGTGGAGCAGGACGACGTGCACAACGGCTCGGTGTTCCACCCCGCGGCCGTGGTCATCGCGCCTGCGCTGGCCGTGGCGCAGAGCATCGGGGCCAGCGGTGCGCAGCTGCTGACGGCCGTGGTGGCGGGCTACGAGGTCGGCATCCGCGTTGGCGAGTTCCTGGGCCGCTCGCACTACAAGACCTTCCACACCACCGCGACGGCGGGCACGCTGGCCGCGGCCGCCGCCGTGGGCCGCCTGCTCGAGCTCACGCCGCAGCAGATGCTGCACGCCTTCGGCTCGGCCGGCACGCAGTCGGCGGGCGTATGGGAGTTCCTGCGCGATGCGGCCGATTCGAAGCAGCTGCACTGCGCGCATGCGGCCGCGAGCGGACTGATGTCGGCCTACCTGGCGCAGGACGGCTTCACGGGCGCGGCGAAAGTGCTCGAAGGCGCGCAGGGCCTCGGCGTGGGCATGTCGAGCGATGCCGATCCGGCCCGGCTCACCGACCGCCTCGGCACGCGCTGGGCACTGGCCGAAACCTCGTTCAAGTACCACGCCTCCTGCCGCCACACGCATCCCGCGGCCGACGCGCTGCAGCAGGTGATGGCCGAGCACCAGCTCGCGCATGGCGACGTGGCCCGCGTGACCACCCACGTGCACCAGGGCGCCATCGACGTGCTGGGCCGCGTCACGGTGCCGGCCACCGTGCACCAGGGCAAGTTCTCGATGGGCACGGTGCTGGGCCTGATCGCGGTGCACGGCCGCGCCGGGTTGGGCGAGTTCGACCGCGACTTTCTCGCGCCCGAGGTGGCCGCGTTCCGCGACAAGGTGGCGATGGAACTCGATGCCGAAGTCGACACCGCCTACCCCGCGCGCTGGATCGGCAAAGTCAGCGTGCAGACCCGCGACGGCCGCACGCTGCAGGCCCGCGTCGACGAGCCCAAGGGCGACCCGGGCAACAGCCTGAGCCGTGCCGAGATCGAGGACAAGATGCAGCGCCTCGCGCACTACGGCGAGGGCGCCACGGCCGACGAGGCGAAGGCGCTGTGCCAGCGCATCTGGCAGCTGGCGGCCGCGCCGCGCGTGGGCCGCTGGCTCGGCTGA
- a CDS encoding acyl-CoA dehydrogenase family protein, producing MNNSNDTRFPDIRDAVRDLCAQFPNEYFRKIDEARGYPAEFVDALTKAGWMAALIPQEYGGSGLGLTEASVIMEEINRCGGNSGACHGQMYNMGTLLRHGSEAQKRNYLPRIATGELRLQSMGVTEPSSGTDTTKIKTTAVKKGDRYVINGQKVWISRIQHSDLMILLARTTPLADVKKKSEGMSIFIVDLREAIGKGMTVRPILNMVNHETNELFFENLEIPAENLIGEEGQGFKYILDGLNAERTLIAAECIGDGYWFIDKVTAYTKERVVFGRPIGQNQGVQFPIAEAFIEIEAANLMRYEACRLFDAREPCGAQANMAKYLAAKASWEAANACLQFHGGFGFACEYDIERKFRETRLYQVAPISTNLILSYVAEHMLGLPRSF from the coding sequence ATGAACAACAGCAACGACACCCGCTTTCCCGACATCCGCGATGCCGTGCGCGACCTGTGCGCGCAGTTTCCCAACGAGTACTTCCGCAAGATCGACGAGGCCCGCGGCTACCCTGCCGAGTTCGTCGACGCGCTCACCAAGGCCGGCTGGATGGCCGCGCTCATTCCGCAGGAATACGGCGGCTCCGGCCTCGGGCTCACCGAAGCCTCGGTGATCATGGAAGAGATCAACCGCTGCGGCGGCAACTCCGGCGCCTGCCACGGCCAGATGTACAACATGGGCACGCTGCTGCGCCACGGCAGCGAGGCCCAGAAGCGCAACTACCTGCCGCGCATCGCCACCGGCGAACTGCGCCTGCAGTCGATGGGCGTGACCGAGCCCAGCAGCGGCACCGACACCACCAAGATCAAGACCACGGCCGTGAAAAAGGGCGACCGCTACGTCATCAACGGCCAGAAGGTGTGGATCTCGCGCATCCAGCATTCGGACCTGATGATCCTGCTGGCGCGCACCACGCCGCTGGCGGACGTGAAGAAGAAGTCCGAAGGCATGTCGATCTTCATCGTCGACCTGCGCGAGGCCATCGGCAAAGGCATGACGGTGCGGCCCATCCTGAACATGGTGAACCACGAGACCAACGAGCTGTTCTTCGAGAACCTCGAGATCCCGGCCGAGAACCTGATCGGCGAAGAGGGCCAGGGCTTCAAGTACATCCTCGACGGCCTCAATGCCGAGCGCACGCTGATCGCGGCCGAATGCATCGGCGACGGCTACTGGTTCATCGACAAGGTCACGGCCTACACCAAGGAGCGCGTGGTGTTCGGCCGGCCCATCGGCCAGAACCAGGGCGTGCAGTTTCCGATTGCCGAGGCCTTCATCGAGATAGAAGCCGCGAACCTCATGCGCTATGAAGCCTGCCGCCTGTTCGATGCGCGCGAGCCCTGCGGCGCACAGGCCAACATGGCGAAGTACCTGGCGGCCAAGGCCAGCTGGGAGGCGGCCAATGCCTGCCTGCAGTTCCACGGCGGCTTCGGCTTTGCGTGCGAATACGACATCGAGCGCAAGTTCCGCGAGACGCGGCTCTACCAGGTGGCGCCGATCTCGACCAATCTCATCTTGAGCTACGTCGCCGAGCACATGCTCGGCTTGCCACGTTCGTTCTGA
- a CDS encoding citryl-CoA lyase, with the protein MTTTKIKKSLHTELGHSTPDRITVRGRDLPSEILGHLNLGDMAFLELTGRIPTPQESVTFNAIVVTLVEHGVTPSALAARLTYAGAPEALQAAVAAGLCGLGTVFVGSTEGAAKMLYEAIPFGEKPARPLADMAKDIVADHRARKQIVPGLGHPLHKPIDPRTPRLFQIAEENGLSGHYVALMQAVQQEAERASGKSLPINATGAIGAIAAEFGFPWKIIRGLGVMARAIGLVGHLLEEIDDPMAIEIWQRVEKEAGGPRQD; encoded by the coding sequence ATGACCACCACAAAGATCAAGAAATCCCTGCACACCGAACTCGGCCACAGCACACCCGACCGGATCACCGTGCGCGGGCGCGACCTGCCCTCCGAGATCCTGGGCCACCTGAACCTGGGCGACATGGCCTTCCTGGAGCTCACGGGCCGCATCCCGACGCCGCAGGAGTCGGTCACCTTCAATGCCATCGTCGTCACGCTGGTCGAGCATGGCGTCACGCCCAGCGCGCTGGCCGCGCGCCTCACCTATGCGGGCGCGCCCGAGGCCTTGCAGGCCGCGGTGGCCGCGGGCCTGTGCGGACTGGGCACGGTGTTCGTGGGCAGTACCGAAGGCGCAGCGAAGATGCTCTACGAGGCCATTCCCTTCGGCGAGAAGCCGGCGCGGCCGCTGGCCGACATGGCGAAGGACATCGTGGCCGACCACCGCGCGCGCAAGCAGATCGTGCCGGGCCTCGGGCATCCGCTGCACAAGCCGATCGATCCGCGCACGCCGCGCCTGTTCCAGATCGCCGAGGAGAACGGCCTCTCGGGCCACTACGTGGCGCTGATGCAGGCGGTGCAGCAGGAGGCCGAGCGCGCGTCGGGCAAGTCGCTGCCCATCAATGCGACGGGCGCCATCGGAGCGATTGCGGCCGAGTTCGGCTTTCCGTGGAAGATCATCCGCGGCCTCGGCGTGATGGCGCGCGCCATCGGGCTCGTGGGCCACCTCCTCGAGGAAATCGACGACCCGATGGCCATCGAGATCTGGCAACGGGTGGAAAAGGAAGCCGGCGGCCCGCGCCAGGATTGA